The following are from one region of the Paenibacillus protaetiae genome:
- a CDS encoding GAF domain-containing protein, giving the protein MFAKTTYEGTPEQRYDTVIKQLSALLEGETDLTANLANASALLGSFLEQINWVGFYLWKNGELVLGPFQGLPACVRIAEGKGVCGTAAASRSTIRVEDVHLFPGHIACDAASQSEIVVPIIKDGQLLGVLDIDSPVKNRFSETDQQYLEQFVQALLPHLSV; this is encoded by the coding sequence ATGTTTGCAAAAACAACTTATGAAGGAACGCCAGAACAACGATACGATACAGTCATTAAGCAGCTTTCCGCTTTGCTGGAAGGCGAAACCGATCTGACCGCCAATTTGGCTAATGCTTCGGCATTGCTCGGCTCGTTTTTAGAGCAAATCAATTGGGTCGGGTTTTATTTGTGGAAAAACGGCGAGCTGGTGCTCGGCCCATTCCAAGGGCTGCCGGCTTGCGTGCGAATAGCTGAAGGCAAAGGTGTCTGCGGTACAGCTGCAGCCAGCCGTTCAACGATACGGGTTGAAGATGTGCATCTGTTTCCGGGACATATCGCTTGCGACGCCGCATCCCAATCTGAAATCGTAGTGCCGATTATTAAAGACGGGCAGCTGCTTGGCGTCCTTGATATTGACAGCCCGGTCAAAAACCGTTTCTCCGAAACGGATCAGCAATACCTCGAACAATTTGTTCAAGCGCTGCTTCCACATTTATCTGTATAA
- the msrA gene encoding peptide-methionine (S)-S-oxide reductase MsrA has protein sequence MEKATFGGGCFWCMVTPFDELPGIHGIVSGYMGGHKANPAYEEVKTGETGHIEVVQITFDPELFPYEKLLELYWPQIDPTDAGGQFHDRGSQYTTAIFYHNEKQREAALASKAELEQSGRFDKPIVTAIRPAETFYPAEEYHQDYHKKNPKHYKEDREKSGRDEFIKHNWATN, from the coding sequence ATGGAAAAAGCAACATTCGGCGGGGGCTGCTTCTGGTGCATGGTCACACCGTTCGACGAGCTGCCGGGCATTCACGGCATTGTCTCGGGCTACATGGGCGGTCATAAAGCAAACCCCGCATACGAAGAAGTCAAAACCGGTGAAACCGGCCATATCGAGGTCGTCCAAATTACATTCGACCCGGAGCTGTTCCCTTATGAAAAACTGCTGGAGCTGTATTGGCCGCAAATCGACCCGACAGATGCGGGCGGGCAGTTCCATGACCGGGGCAGCCAGTATACGACCGCTATTTTTTATCATAATGAAAAGCAGCGCGAAGCTGCACTGGCTTCCAAAGCCGAGCTTGAACAAAGCGGCCGCTTCGACAAACCGATCGTAACGGCGATCCGTCCGGCGGAAACCTTCTATCCGGCGGAAGAATACCATCAGGATTATCACAAAAAAAATCCGAAGCATTATAAGGAAGACCGCGAAAAGTCGGGACGCGATGAGTTTATTAAGCACAACTGGGCAACGAACTGA
- the cdaS gene encoding sporulation-specific diadenylate cyclase CdaS has protein sequence MINLQQDCDFSPMRDQIKTSLRNIADDIGTLLTQMDSEKHCMLSTLETIQHHFSRIQSTAGTFYLNCYLSPYTSKFMELSTTLQNLSERKVGALIVVERNDPVEQLVRHGVSIGAALSHTLLESIFYPGNPLHDGAVLVKGDRIETASTVLPLSNSIVDKQKFGTRHRAALGMSELSDAIVLIVSEETGSASFAVEGHLYPVILH, from the coding sequence ATGATTAATTTGCAGCAGGATTGTGATTTTTCACCCATGAGAGATCAGATCAAAACCAGCCTTCGGAACATTGCGGACGATATCGGCACGCTGTTGACCCAGATGGACTCGGAAAAACATTGCATGCTTTCGACGCTTGAAACGATCCAGCACCATTTTTCACGGATTCAATCCACGGCGGGCACGTTTTATTTGAATTGCTATTTGTCTCCCTACACGTCCAAATTTATGGAGCTTTCCACAACGCTGCAAAACTTATCGGAACGTAAAGTAGGCGCTTTAATCGTCGTGGAGCGCAATGACCCCGTCGAACAGCTGGTCAGGCATGGCGTCAGCATCGGTGCCGCCCTCTCCCATACGCTTCTGGAGTCGATATTTTATCCCGGCAATCCGCTTCATGACGGCGCGGTTCTCGTAAAAGGCGACCGGATCGAAACGGCATCCACCGTGTTGCCTCTATCGAATTCTATCGTCGACAAGCAAAAATTCGGCACAAGACACCGGGCTGCGCTGGGCATGTCAGAATTAAGCGACGCCATTGTACTTATTGTTTCTGAAGAAACAGGCAGCGCGTCATTCGCAGTAGAGGGGCATTTGTACCCGGTTATTCTGCATTAG
- a CDS encoding C40 family peptidase: MKQKKLFKMLAALALTCFVAFASITAVSDKAFAATTSQKNKIVSTSKKFVGTPYKYGASTSTTRYFDCSSFTQYVFKQLGVKLPRTSLAQSKVGKYVSKSNLQVGDLVFFYSPVHHVGIYIGNGKMINTYGSPGVTISSLNSSTWKKNYKTARRVL; this comes from the coding sequence ATGAAACAAAAAAAACTCTTTAAAATGCTGGCAGCCTTGGCACTTACGTGTTTCGTCGCATTTGCATCCATAACGGCCGTATCGGACAAAGCGTTCGCCGCAACGACCAGCCAAAAAAACAAAATCGTATCGACCAGCAAAAAGTTTGTAGGCACTCCTTATAAGTATGGCGCGTCCACGAGCACTACCCGCTATTTTGACTGCTCTTCGTTTACGCAATATGTGTTCAAGCAGCTTGGCGTTAAACTGCCGCGGACATCACTGGCGCAATCGAAAGTAGGCAAATACGTATCGAAATCGAATCTGCAGGTTGGCGATCTGGTCTTCTTCTACTCGCCGGTCCATCATGTCGGCATTTATATCGGCAACGGTAAAATGATCAACACCTACGGTTCGCCGGGCGTAACCATATCCAGTCTTAACTCCAGCACCTGGAAGAAGAATTACAAAACCGCTCGCCGCGTTCTGTAA
- a CDS encoding oxidoreductase, with protein sequence MSVQAGQPKLEPFQALVVDKEESGAIHAKLRTATEDELPEGEVLIRVSFSSMNYKDAMALQSSPLIIRSYPMVPGIDYAGTVVRSGSPLFQPGDEVIATGWGAGERQWGGYAEYAVMAAEHLIALPSGLSMRHAMTVGTAGLTAMLCVSALERHGIRPDQGDIIVTGATGGVGSFAILILAAAGYSVAAVSGKLEQADYLHQLGASSIISREEFTALAAKPLGSERWAAGIDTAGGQPLASMLAGIRYGGAVAACGMAAGNKVEASIYPFILRNIALLGIDSVHCPMQQRQEAWQRISRSLSAEQLDLITRDITLEQAQETASRMLAGGSLGRVVVSIL encoded by the coding sequence ATGAGCGTTCAGGCAGGACAACCAAAGCTGGAGCCGTTTCAAGCGCTTGTTGTGGATAAAGAGGAGTCTGGAGCCATTCATGCCAAGCTTCGTACAGCAACGGAAGATGAGCTTCCGGAAGGAGAAGTGCTGATTCGCGTCAGCTTCTCGAGCATGAATTATAAGGACGCGATGGCGCTTCAATCCAGCCCGCTGATCATCCGGTCCTACCCGATGGTTCCGGGGATCGACTATGCCGGCACAGTCGTCCGTTCCGGTTCACCGTTATTCCAGCCGGGCGATGAAGTGATTGCCACGGGCTGGGGAGCTGGCGAGCGGCAATGGGGAGGTTATGCCGAATATGCAGTAATGGCGGCTGAACATCTGATCGCCTTGCCATCCGGGTTGTCCATGCGCCATGCCATGACGGTTGGAACGGCGGGCTTAACCGCTATGCTGTGCGTATCCGCCCTCGAGCGTCACGGCATCCGTCCGGATCAGGGCGACATTATTGTCACAGGCGCAACGGGAGGCGTCGGAAGCTTTGCCATTCTAATATTGGCGGCTGCGGGTTATTCGGTAGCTGCGGTAAGCGGAAAGCTGGAGCAAGCGGATTATTTGCATCAGCTTGGCGCCAGTTCTATCATCAGCCGGGAGGAATTTACCGCGCTTGCCGCTAAGCCGCTTGGCTCGGAGCGCTGGGCCGCCGGCATCGACACGGCGGGCGGGCAGCCGCTCGCTTCGATGCTGGCCGGTATCCGGTATGGAGGAGCGGTTGCCGCTTGCGGCATGGCTGCCGGCAATAAAGTGGAAGCTTCCATTTACCCTTTCATATTGCGCAACATTGCGCTGCTTGGCATTGATTCGGTTCATTGTCCGATGCAGCAAAGACAGGAAGCATGGCAGCGGATCAGCCGGTCGCTGTCAGCGGAACAGCTGGATTTGATCACCCGTGACATTACGCTGGAGCAGGCGCAGGAGACAGCTTCACGCATGCTGGCCGGCGGTTCGCTCGGCCGGGTGGTTGTGTCTATCCTTTAA
- a CDS encoding nucleoside hydrolase: MTATHRMIIDADTGIDDALAILYAIYAKEIQLEGITTTFGNTDVEQATDNTLRLIKLCNPGYEIPVAKGAAGPLKRDYEGPVVAVHGHNGIGDAIIPKSEQQPLAMSAAEFLVSKANENPGEITLVMVGRMTNLALALQLDPSIAGKFKKVVIMGGTVLAPGNVTPVSEANLWGDPEAAAVVFESDVPLTVVGLDVTMKTRLTYEHLHLLDRQAPAEHKQLVQFLHDSLRVYFNFYRESNYFAESCPLHDPLAVLVAINPSLVQIQTFKATIDCGNGATAGMIVTDRRARASLGRDVQFCMEVDADRAVGQMLSAWL; encoded by the coding sequence ATGACAGCAACCCACCGCATGATTATTGATGCCGATACGGGTATTGATGATGCATTAGCTATTTTGTATGCCATTTATGCGAAAGAAATTCAATTGGAAGGCATTACGACAACGTTCGGCAACACTGATGTCGAGCAGGCGACGGACAATACGCTTCGCCTGATTAAACTTTGCAATCCCGGGTATGAAATTCCGGTTGCCAAAGGCGCTGCAGGACCGCTGAAACGGGATTATGAAGGCCCGGTTGTTGCCGTACACGGCCATAACGGCATCGGCGATGCGATTATTCCAAAATCGGAACAGCAGCCGCTTGCGATGTCAGCAGCGGAATTTCTGGTTAGCAAAGCAAATGAAAATCCAGGCGAAATTACCCTTGTTATGGTAGGCCGGATGACGAATTTGGCGCTTGCGCTCCAGCTTGACCCGTCCATTGCCGGCAAGTTCAAGAAGGTCGTCATTATGGGCGGCACTGTACTTGCGCCGGGCAACGTTACGCCGGTATCCGAAGCGAATTTGTGGGGCGACCCGGAAGCGGCGGCTGTCGTATTTGAATCCGATGTTCCGCTTACAGTGGTTGGCCTCGATGTTACGATGAAAACCCGGCTTACTTATGAGCATTTGCATTTGCTGGACCGCCAGGCGCCGGCCGAACATAAGCAGCTCGTTCAGTTTTTGCATGATTCGCTGCGGGTCTATTTCAACTTTTACCGGGAGTCCAACTATTTCGCAGAATCCTGCCCGCTGCATGACCCGCTGGCTGTTCTGGTTGCCATTAACCCGAGCCTTGTGCAAATACAAACCTTTAAGGCTACGATCGACTGCGGAAACGGCGCTACTGCCGGCATGATCGTAACGGACCGCCGCGCACGTGCTTCACTTGGCCGGGACGTTCAATTTTGTATGGAAGTGGACGCCGACCGGGCCGTTGGCCAAATGCTGTCTGCTTGGCTGTAA
- a CDS encoding glycerol-3-phosphate dehydrogenase/oxidase has translation MGEWQQTGSNRKAGSAEFNLRQREAWLDGLASGRIYDLLVIGGGITGAGIALDAQLRGLRTLVVEMQDFAAGTSSRSTKLVHGGLRYLKQLEIGVVAEVGKERAIVYENGPHVTKPEWMLLPFYKGGTFGPLMTSVGLRVYDFLAGVKRSERRVMLKPEAAVQKEPLLKREGLRGGGYYVEYRTDDARLTIEVLKKAVEQGAAALSYMQADSLLYDNGNIAGAVLIDRLSGKRYEARAAKTVNAAGPWVDTLRELDGSKQGKTIHLTKGVHLVFDQSRFPLQQAVYFDTPDGRMIFAIPREGKTYIGTTDTNYKADMASPRMAEEDIRYLLEAANGMFPTLKLLASDVESGWAGLRPLVHQEGKSPSEISRKDEVFQSATGLISIAGGKLTGYRKMAEDVVNKAASQLEAEAGWNRKLAACSTRKQPISGGDVGGSRRYAAYIRDAAAEGVKAGLADADALLIARKYGTNAAVLFGLAYSLRESAVQSGIPLKLLAELEYAIRYEMAVKPADFWIRRTGNLLFDRKRVETWKEPVHRYMERLFGWSAAMSTQYAKELDDELHYARHPAAEQ, from the coding sequence ATGGGCGAATGGCAGCAAACCGGCAGCAACCGTAAAGCCGGATCGGCAGAGTTTAACCTGCGGCAGCGAGAAGCTTGGCTGGACGGCCTCGCCTCCGGCCGCATCTATGACCTGCTCGTGATCGGCGGGGGCATTACCGGCGCAGGGATTGCGCTTGACGCCCAGCTTCGCGGGCTGCGGACGCTAGTCGTTGAGATGCAGGACTTTGCAGCAGGCACCTCAAGCCGCTCAACGAAACTTGTGCATGGCGGCTTGCGGTATTTGAAGCAGCTGGAAATCGGTGTTGTGGCCGAGGTCGGCAAAGAACGGGCAATCGTCTACGAGAACGGCCCGCATGTGACGAAGCCGGAGTGGATGCTTCTTCCATTTTATAAAGGCGGCACTTTTGGACCGCTAATGACATCGGTCGGCCTGCGGGTGTACGATTTTTTGGCTGGCGTGAAGCGTTCGGAGCGCAGAGTGATGCTGAAGCCGGAGGCGGCTGTGCAGAAGGAGCCTCTGCTGAAGCGGGAAGGGCTGCGCGGCGGGGGGTATTACGTCGAATACCGGACCGACGACGCCCGTCTGACGATAGAAGTGCTTAAAAAAGCGGTTGAACAAGGCGCGGCCGCTTTATCTTATATGCAAGCCGATTCCCTTCTGTACGACAATGGCAACATTGCCGGCGCTGTCTTGATTGACCGCCTTAGCGGGAAACGGTATGAAGCGCGGGCGGCCAAGACGGTAAATGCCGCCGGACCGTGGGTAGATACGCTGCGCGAGCTGGACGGTTCCAAGCAGGGTAAAACGATACATTTGACAAAAGGCGTACATCTGGTGTTCGATCAGTCGCGTTTTCCGCTGCAGCAGGCGGTCTACTTCGATACGCCGGATGGCAGAATGATATTTGCGATCCCGCGCGAGGGCAAAACCTATATCGGGACAACGGACACGAACTATAAGGCGGATATGGCGTCTCCGCGAATGGCGGAGGAGGACATCCGATATTTGCTGGAGGCGGCTAACGGCATGTTTCCAACCCTTAAGCTGCTGGCATCGGATGTGGAGTCAGGCTGGGCAGGCCTTCGTCCCCTTGTACATCAGGAGGGCAAAAGCCCTTCGGAAATATCACGCAAGGATGAGGTGTTCCAATCTGCAACGGGCTTGATTTCGATTGCCGGCGGCAAGCTGACCGGTTACCGTAAAATGGCCGAGGACGTCGTGAATAAGGCTGCGTCGCAGCTGGAAGCAGAAGCCGGCTGGAACCGCAAGCTTGCAGCTTGCTCCACGCGCAAACAGCCGATATCCGGCGGGGATGTCGGCGGCTCGCGCCGATATGCTGCCTATATTCGCGATGCGGCAGCTGAAGGCGTGAAAGCCGGTCTGGCGGATGCGGATGCGTTGCTAATCGCCCGCAAATACGGGACCAATGCAGCCGTGCTGTTCGGGCTCGCCTATTCGCTCCGAGAATCGGCAGTCCAATCGGGCATCCCCCTTAAGCTGCTGGCGGAGCTCGAATATGCCATCCGTTATGAGATGGCGGTTAAGCCGGCTGATTTCTGGATCCGGCGCACAGGTAATTTGTTATTTGACAGGAAACGCGTAGAAACATGGAAGGAACCGGTCCATCGCTATATGGAGCGTTTATTCGGCTGGAGCGCTGCAATGAGCACCCAATATGCCAAGGAGCTGGATGATGAACTGCATTACGCCCGGCATCCGGCTGCTGAACAATAA
- the glpK gene encoding glycerol kinase GlpK, with protein sequence MKDTYVLALDQGTTSTRAILFDQLGVPQASVQLSVDGLFPSPGWVEQDADQLWETSKTAIAEVIRKQGVTAAQIAGIGITNQRETAIVWDRVTGRPVYHAIVWQSRQSDAICGQLKAGGHEPLIRERTGLLIDPYFSGTKVKWILDHIDGARELAEQGRLLFGTVDSWLIWKLTGGKVHATDYSNASRTLLYNIFELRWDEELLELLQIPASMLPEVKPSSGLYGYTEPELFGGSIPIAGAAGDQQSALFGHSCFSKGEAKNTYGTGCFMLMNTGEAPIRSDQGLLTTIAWGLDGQITYALEGSVFVAGSAVQWLRDGLGLIGTSAESEELASCVQSSEGVYVVPAFVGLGTPYWDSEVRGAAFGMTRGTTKAHFVRATLESIAYQTKDVLDVMEAAAGFQLRSLQVDGGATHNGLLMQFQADLLDVPVERPSVSETTAVGAAYLAGLAVGYWPDCEVIRKLQHKEKTFRPSMPEQQRKELYAGWVKAVKAAAAFR encoded by the coding sequence ATGAAGGATACATATGTACTGGCGCTGGATCAGGGAACTACAAGCACGCGCGCGATTTTGTTCGATCAGCTTGGAGTGCCGCAAGCTTCCGTGCAATTGTCCGTAGACGGGCTGTTTCCGTCACCCGGCTGGGTGGAACAGGATGCGGATCAGCTGTGGGAAACTTCCAAGACGGCCATAGCGGAGGTAATTCGAAAACAAGGCGTGACAGCAGCGCAAATCGCCGGCATCGGCATTACCAACCAACGGGAAACGGCAATTGTATGGGACCGTGTGACCGGCAGGCCGGTCTATCACGCTATTGTGTGGCAATCCCGCCAGTCCGATGCTATTTGCGGCCAGCTGAAAGCAGGCGGGCATGAGCCGTTAATTCGCGAACGTACCGGACTTTTAATTGATCCTTATTTTTCGGGCACCAAGGTGAAGTGGATTCTGGATCACATCGATGGAGCGCGGGAGCTGGCCGAGCAGGGCCGGCTGCTGTTCGGCACGGTAGACAGCTGGCTCATTTGGAAGCTGACCGGCGGCAAGGTTCATGCCACAGACTATTCGAATGCTTCGCGTACGCTGCTGTACAATATTTTCGAGCTGCGGTGGGATGAAGAGCTGCTTGAACTGCTTCAAATACCGGCGTCCATGCTGCCTGAAGTTAAACCGTCTTCCGGGCTGTACGGTTATACCGAGCCGGAGCTGTTCGGCGGCTCGATCCCGATTGCCGGGGCTGCAGGCGACCAGCAGTCCGCTTTGTTCGGCCATTCCTGCTTCAGCAAAGGCGAAGCCAAAAACACATACGGAACCGGCTGCTTTATGCTGATGAATACGGGGGAAGCGCCTATCCGATCGGATCAAGGTTTGCTGACGACGATTGCATGGGGGTTGGACGGGCAAATAACATATGCGCTGGAAGGAAGCGTATTTGTAGCCGGATCAGCGGTACAGTGGCTGCGCGACGGTCTTGGACTGATCGGAACGTCGGCCGAAAGCGAAGAACTGGCATCCTGCGTGCAGTCTTCCGAAGGCGTTTATGTCGTTCCGGCATTTGTCGGGCTCGGCACGCCTTATTGGGACAGCGAAGTGCGCGGCGCCGCATTCGGCATGACGCGCGGCACAACGAAAGCGCATTTTGTCAGGGCAACCTTGGAATCCATTGCGTATCAGACCAAAGATGTGCTGGATGTTATGGAAGCGGCTGCCGGCTTTCAGCTCCGCTCGCTGCAAGTAGACGGAGGCGCGACGCATAATGGGCTGCTGATGCAATTTCAGGCCGATCTGCTGGACGTTCCGGTCGAACGTCCTTCTGTTTCAGAAACGACAGCGGTGGGAGCGGCTTATTTGGCCGGGCTTGCTGTCGGCTACTGGCCGGATTGCGAAGTTATCCGCAAGCTTCAGCATAAAGAAAAAACATTCCGGCCTTCGATGCCGGAGCAGCAGCGCAAGGAGCTGTATGCCGGCTGGGTCAAAGCGGTGAAAGCAGCGGCCGCATTCCGTTAA
- a CDS encoding GNAT family N-acetyltransferase: MAYRFGPMDLTHAKQILDWTYDPPYHLYSLEASEEDQAELLNGAYYYAESDSGELTGFFCVGSSARVPGGYPLGIYAGDDCLDIGFGLRPDYTGRGHGPEFIRQVMRYVDAEYRPTKLQLVVASFNRRAIRAYEKAGFYPIGAFYSMIGDQMLEFVAMRRHQIQPVLETGHLLLRPLRASDAAALLKLQADALMRIGPKAQGAHGDDEAAAIEQISNWSSQFCAKRDFYWGITVKSADVLIGVIGYNGLQPEREHASISCRLGGTGMNRFAAEAIRAVVCYGLAELGLETLGTYAAADDLIVHAILESVSFAEAAGVVPAASSDQAVHYSITGELLERSVLAAAYTLRYGAFGAAAGQQPGRGSHEG, encoded by the coding sequence ATGGCATACCGGTTTGGGCCAATGGACCTCACTCATGCGAAGCAAATATTGGACTGGACATACGACCCTCCTTATCATTTATATAGTTTGGAGGCCAGTGAGGAGGATCAGGCCGAGCTGTTGAATGGCGCTTATTATTATGCGGAATCGGATAGCGGCGAACTGACGGGGTTCTTTTGTGTCGGAAGCTCCGCAAGAGTGCCCGGCGGATATCCGCTTGGCATCTATGCAGGGGACGATTGTCTGGATATCGGTTTTGGTTTGCGCCCGGATTATACCGGACGGGGACACGGGCCGGAGTTTATCCGCCAGGTAATGCGATATGTCGATGCGGAGTATCGTCCAACCAAACTCCAGCTGGTGGTAGCTTCTTTTAACCGCAGGGCGATACGGGCTTATGAAAAAGCCGGGTTTTATCCGATCGGCGCTTTTTACAGCATGATTGGGGATCAAATGCTTGAATTTGTGGCGATGAGGCGGCATCAGATTCAGCCGGTTCTGGAAACCGGTCATCTGCTTTTGCGGCCGCTGCGCGCAAGCGACGCTGCGGCGCTTCTTAAACTGCAGGCCGACGCCCTGATGCGAATCGGGCCGAAAGCGCAGGGAGCGCATGGCGATGACGAGGCTGCTGCGATCGAGCAAATAAGCAATTGGAGCAGCCAGTTTTGTGCCAAACGCGATTTTTATTGGGGAATAACGGTCAAGTCTGCGGATGTGCTGATTGGTGTAATCGGTTATAACGGTTTGCAGCCGGAACGGGAGCATGCGTCCATCAGCTGCCGGCTTGGCGGTACCGGTATGAACCGGTTCGCTGCCGAAGCGATACGGGCGGTTGTCTGTTACGGGTTGGCGGAACTCGGTTTGGAGACACTGGGCACGTATGCCGCTGCAGATGACTTGATCGTGCATGCTATTTTGGAATCGGTTTCTTTTGCAGAGGCAGCCGGCGTTGTCCCGGCAGCTTCATCGGATCAGGCAGTTCACTATTCGATAACCGGCGAGCTGCTGGAGCGGTCCGTTCTTGCGGCAGCGTATACGCTTCGTTATGGCGCATTCGGAGCTGCGGCCGGACAACAACCAGGCAGGGGGAGTCATGAAGGATGA
- a CDS encoding cell wall hydrolase encodes MRRSRLIRKCTAYLFVLVLSLGLPLHTIQAAPITVPAGTHLLNKSSNTWVEAALDERVITFSQSLASQAYEQYKKQMERITKLKKSKPVHAAVQTAVVKQAKQSNAGIAVSERELNLLARIIYAESRGEPMLGQIAVAAVVLNRVQAKGFPKTIEGVIEQPRAFTAVDDGQYNLQPDSAAYEAAIEALKGKDPTGGALYYFNPQTATSKWIWSRKQTIKIGRHIFAK; translated from the coding sequence ATGAGGAGAAGCAGGCTTATACGCAAGTGTACAGCCTACTTATTCGTTCTAGTATTATCGCTTGGATTGCCTTTGCATACGATTCAGGCTGCGCCGATTACGGTGCCGGCCGGAACGCATCTTTTGAATAAGAGCAGCAATACTTGGGTTGAGGCTGCGCTGGATGAACGGGTGATTACGTTCAGCCAGTCGTTGGCGAGCCAAGCTTATGAACAATATAAGAAACAAATGGAACGAATAACGAAGCTGAAAAAAAGCAAGCCGGTTCATGCAGCCGTACAAACGGCTGTGGTGAAGCAGGCGAAACAAAGCAACGCCGGGATCGCAGTCAGCGAAAGAGAGCTGAATCTGCTTGCGCGCATTATCTATGCTGAATCCCGCGGCGAACCGATGCTCGGGCAAATTGCAGTAGCGGCGGTTGTATTAAACCGCGTTCAGGCCAAAGGATTTCCCAAAACAATCGAAGGCGTGATCGAGCAGCCGCGCGCGTTTACGGCCGTCGATGACGGGCAATATAATTTGCAGCCGGATTCCGCTGCCTATGAAGCGGCAATTGAAGCTTTGAAGGGCAAAGATCCTACAGGCGGCGCGCTTTATTATTTTAATCCGCAGACGGCCACCTCGAAGTGGATATGGTCCCGCAAGCAAACGATCAAAATCGGCAGGCATATTTTTGCGAAATAA
- the xerS gene encoding tyrosine recombinase XerS — translation MNVIKIKDRQELEKKIPSMPWYIEKFISYKLPDLSPSSLLEYVRDYEIFLGWLLAEGLSEAKSIREVELVELEKLHMDAIDNFRMFLATNQAHSNSRTTITRKLSSLRSLFHYLSQIAEDEEFYPLLKRNVMAKVAIKRTHKPKDTAAKLEGKLLQEEEITEFMAYLKDGYSHDVAKNKQAMYAYNLNKERDTCIISLILHSGLRVSELVNLNIDDVDLKKKLVHVYRKGKNDDTFKTPVYFRQDAVDDLEIYLQLRDTRYHAPKREKALFLAIANGKKEGARMTKRAIQEMVIKYAKRFGKPFLSVHKLRHSFATDYYLNNDIYKTQEQLGHASPETTQIYAHLTDKTMAQAIDRRKEATADI, via the coding sequence ATGAACGTAATCAAGATCAAAGACAGGCAGGAGCTGGAGAAAAAGATTCCGTCCATGCCTTGGTATATCGAAAAATTCATCAGCTACAAATTGCCGGATTTATCCCCTTCCTCTTTGCTGGAATATGTGCGGGATTATGAAATTTTTTTAGGCTGGTTATTGGCGGAAGGCTTGTCGGAGGCTAAGTCCATTAGGGAAGTGGAGCTGGTCGAACTGGAAAAGCTCCATATGGATGCCATAGATAATTTCAGAATGTTTCTGGCCACGAACCAGGCGCACAGCAACAGCCGTACGACGATTACGCGCAAGCTGTCGTCGCTGCGGTCGCTGTTCCATTATTTAAGCCAAATTGCCGAGGATGAGGAATTTTATCCGCTGCTTAAACGGAACGTCATGGCGAAGGTCGCCATCAAGCGGACGCATAAGCCGAAGGATACGGCCGCCAAACTCGAAGGCAAGCTGCTTCAGGAGGAAGAAATTACGGAATTTATGGCGTATTTGAAAGACGGCTACAGCCATGATGTCGCCAAAAACAAGCAAGCGATGTACGCGTATAATTTAAATAAAGAGAGAGATACTTGCATCATCAGCTTAATCCTTCATTCCGGCCTGCGTGTGTCGGAGCTTGTCAATTTGAACATTGACGATGTCGATTTAAAAAAAAAGCTGGTCCATGTATACCGGAAAGGCAAAAACGACGACACCTTCAAAACCCCCGTTTATTTCCGTCAGGATGCGGTGGATGACCTGGAAATCTACCTGCAGCTGCGCGATACGCGTTATCACGCGCCGAAACGGGAAAAAGCGCTGTTCCTTGCCATCGCCAACGGAAAAAAAGAAGGCGCGCGCATGACGAAACGGGCGATTCAGGAAATGGTCATCAAATATGCGAAACGTTTCGGCAAACCTTTCTTATCCGTACATAAGCTTCGCCATTCCTTTGCGACCGATTATTATTTGAACAATGATATTTATAAAACGCAAGAACAGCTTGGGCACGCCTCACCGGAAACGACTCAAATCTATGCTCATTTGACGGATAAAACGATGGCGCAAGCGATCGACCGGCGCAAAGAGGCCACAGCCGACATTTAG